The proteins below are encoded in one region of Hordeum vulgare subsp. vulgare chromosome 3H, MorexV3_pseudomolecules_assembly, whole genome shotgun sequence:
- the LOC123445592 gene encoding uncharacterized protein LOC123445592 — MAGVPEHGEGRVRYLVDTFERLLSLSRGDREALSGGGAGRRRRNKESASVSSSPRKAEEIDMASYPSVASSSDLSYCIVGLPRRNRILSSLNIWKSVIKSSWNSTMMTSLMIKKVTRNLNLSLRRNQKKVLSQLRWKWLIPGATEPKMGR; from the exons atggCCGGCGTCCCGGAGCACGGCGAGGGCCGCGTCAGGTACCTGGTGGACACGTTCGAGAGGCTCCTGTCTCTCTCCCGCGGCGACCGCGAGGCGTTGAGcggaggcggcgcggggaggaggaggaggaacaagGAGTCGGCCTCGGTGTCGTCGTCGCCGCGGAAGgccgaggagatcgacatggcatCGTACCCCTCCGTCGCGTCGTCGTCCGACCTCTCCTACTGCATCGTCGGCCTCCCCCGTCGCAACAG GATCCTGAGTTCTTTAAATATTTGGAAGAGTGTGATAAAGAGCTCCTGGAATTCAACGATGATGACATCTCT GATGATCAAGAAAGTGACGAGGAACCTAAATCTGTCCCTAAGAAGGAACCAAAAGAAAGTGTTAAGCCAATTACGATGGAAATGGTTGATTCCTGGTGCAACGGAGCCGAAGATGGGAAGATAG